In Enterobacter cloacae, the following are encoded in one genomic region:
- the radA gene encoding DNA repair protein RadA, whose amino-acid sequence MAKAPKRAFVCNECGADYPRWQGQCSACHAWNTITEVRGVAASPGVARNERLSGYAGNAGVAKVQKLSDISLEELPRFSTGFKEFDRVLGGGVVPGSAILIGGNPGAGKSTLLLQTLCKLAEQMKTLYVTGEESLQQVAMRAHRLGLPTSNLNMLSETSIEQICMIAEEEQPKLMVIDSIQVMHMADIQSSPGSVAQVRETAAYLTRFAKTRGVAIVMVGHVTKDGSLAGPKVLEHCIDCSVMLDGDADSRFRTLRSHKNRFGAVNELGVFAMTEQGLREVSNPSAIFLSRGDEVTSGSSVMVLWEGTRPLLVEIQALVDVSMMGNPRRVAVGLEQNRLAILLAVLHRHGGLQMADQDVFVNVVGGVKVSETSADLALLLAMVSSLRDRPLPQDLVVFGEVGLAGEIRPVPSGQERISEAAKHGFRRAIVPAANVPKKIPEGMQVYGVKKLADALSVFDDL is encoded by the coding sequence GTGGCGAAAGCTCCAAAACGCGCATTTGTCTGTAACGAATGTGGTGCAGATTATCCGCGCTGGCAGGGGCAATGCAGCGCCTGCCATGCCTGGAATACCATCACCGAAGTGCGTGGTGTGGCGGCTTCGCCGGGCGTGGCCCGTAACGAACGTCTGAGTGGCTATGCGGGCAACGCAGGTGTCGCGAAAGTACAAAAACTTTCGGACATCAGCCTTGAAGAGTTGCCGCGTTTTTCCACCGGGTTTAAAGAGTTTGACCGCGTGCTCGGCGGTGGTGTGGTGCCGGGCAGTGCCATTCTTATCGGCGGTAACCCGGGTGCGGGTAAATCAACCTTACTGTTGCAAACACTCTGCAAGCTCGCTGAACAGATGAAAACCCTGTACGTCACGGGTGAAGAGTCCTTGCAGCAGGTGGCGATGCGTGCGCACCGTCTTGGCCTGCCGACCAGCAACCTGAATATGCTCTCGGAAACCAGCATCGAGCAGATCTGCATGATTGCGGAAGAAGAGCAGCCGAAGCTGATGGTCATTGACTCCATCCAGGTGATGCACATGGCGGACATTCAGTCCTCACCGGGCAGTGTGGCGCAGGTGCGTGAAACGGCCGCCTACCTGACGCGCTTTGCCAAAACGCGCGGCGTGGCGATTGTGATGGTTGGCCACGTGACCAAAGATGGCTCGCTGGCGGGGCCAAAAGTGCTCGAACACTGTATCGACTGCTCCGTGATGCTCGATGGCGATGCGGATTCCCGCTTCCGCACCCTGCGCAGCCACAAAAACCGTTTCGGCGCGGTAAACGAATTAGGCGTATTTGCCATGACCGAGCAGGGGCTGCGCGAGGTCAGCAACCCGTCGGCCATCTTCCTGAGCCGTGGCGATGAAGTAACCTCTGGCAGCTCGGTAATGGTGCTGTGGGAAGGAACGCGTCCGCTGCTGGTCGAAATTCAGGCGCTGGTGGATGTCTCGATGATGGGTAACCCACGGCGCGTGGCGGTCGGTCTGGAACAGAACCGCCTGGCGATCCTGCTGGCTGTGCTGCACCGTCATGGCGGCCTGCAGATGGCGGATCAGGACGTTTTCGTCAACGTGGTCGGCGGGGTTAAAGTCTCTGAAACCAGTGCTGACCTGGCGTTGCTGTTGGCGATGGTCTCCAGCCTGCGCGACAGGCCATTACCGCAGGATCTGGTGGTCTTTGGCGAAGTGGGTCTGGCCGGCGAGATCCGCCCGGTGCCAAGCGGCCAGGAGCGTATTTCCGAAGCGGCAAAACACGGTTTCCGTCGTGCGATTGTCCCTGCGGCCAATGTGCCGAAAAAAATCCCGGAAGGGATGCAGGTTTATGGCGTAAAAAAACTCGCAGATGCATTAAGTGTCTTTGACGACTTATAA
- the lplA gene encoding lipoate-protein ligase A — MTTLRLLISDSYDPWFNLAVEECIFRQMPATQRVLFLWRNADTVVIGRAQNPWKECNTRRMEADNVRLARRSSGGGAVFHDLGNTCFTFMAGKPEYDKTVSTAIVLSALSTLGATAEASGRNDLVVKTTGGDRKVSGSAYRETMDRGFHHGTLLLNADLSRLANYLNPDKKKLQAKGITSVRGRVANLAELLPGVTHAQICEAIREAFFDHYGERVEAEVISPDKTPDLPNFAETFARQSSWEWNFGQAPAFSHQMDERFSWGGVELHFDVEKGYITRTQVFTDSLNPAPLEALAVRLQGCLYRADRLQQACEALLTDFPEQEKALRELSVWMAGAVR; from the coding sequence ATGACGACGTTACGCCTGCTTATCTCTGACTCTTACGATCCCTGGTTTAACCTCGCGGTGGAAGAGTGCATCTTCCGCCAGATGCCCGCCACTCAACGCGTACTGTTCCTGTGGCGCAACGCCGATACGGTGGTCATTGGGCGTGCACAAAATCCGTGGAAAGAGTGCAACACGCGACGCATGGAAGCAGACAATGTCCGGCTTGCGCGCCGCAGTAGCGGCGGCGGTGCGGTGTTTCACGATCTCGGCAATACCTGCTTTACCTTTATGGCCGGCAAGCCGGAATACGATAAAACCGTCTCGACCGCAATTGTGCTTAGCGCGCTGAGTACTCTTGGTGCCACGGCGGAGGCCTCCGGGCGTAACGATCTGGTCGTGAAAACCACCGGGGGAGATCGAAAGGTTTCCGGTTCAGCCTATCGGGAAACGATGGATCGAGGGTTCCACCACGGTACCCTGCTGCTGAATGCCGATTTGAGCCGTCTGGCAAACTACCTCAATCCGGATAAAAAAAAGCTGCAGGCGAAAGGTATAACCTCCGTACGTGGCCGCGTGGCGAACCTGGCCGAACTCTTGCCGGGGGTTACGCACGCCCAAATCTGCGAAGCGATCCGCGAAGCATTCTTTGATCATTACGGCGAGCGCGTGGAAGCGGAAGTGATTTCCCCCGACAAGACCCCGGATCTCCCCAACTTCGCGGAAACCTTTGCTCGCCAGAGCAGCTGGGAGTGGAACTTCGGTCAGGCCCCCGCCTTCTCCCATCAGATGGATGAGCGCTTTAGCTGGGGCGGCGTCGAACTGCACTTCGACGTTGAAAAAGGATATATCACCCGCACGCAGGTCTTTACCGACAGCCTGAATCCGGCACCATTAGAAGCGCTGGCAGTACGTTTGCAAGGCTGTTTGTACAGAGCGGACAGGCTGCAGCAGGCATGTGAGGCATTGCTGACCGACTTCCCTGAGCAGGAAAAGGCGTTGCGGGAACTGTCGGTATGGATGGCTGGGGCAGTGCGTTGA
- a CDS encoding phosphoserine phosphatase, producing the protein MPNITWCDLPTDVSLWPGLPLSLSGDEVMPLDYHAGRSGWLLYGRGLDKQRLTQYQTTLGAAMVIVAAWCVEDFQVIRLAGSLTQRATRLAHDAGLDVAPLGKIPHLKTPGLLVMDMDSTAIQIECIDELAKLAGSGELVAEVTERAMRGELDFTASLKQRVATLKGADANILRQVRDELPLMPGLTQLVLKLETLGWKVAIASGGFTFFADYLRDKLRLTTVVANELEIIDGKLTGHVIGDIVDAQYKANTLTRLAEKYEIPVTQTVAIGDGANDLPMIKAAGLGIAYHAKPKVNEKTEITIRHADLMGVFCILSGSINQK; encoded by the coding sequence ATGCCGAACATTACCTGGTGTGACCTGCCAACGGATGTCTCTTTATGGCCAGGATTGCCACTCTCTTTAAGTGGCGATGAGGTGATGCCTCTGGATTACCACGCCGGTCGTAGCGGCTGGCTGCTGTACGGACGCGGCCTGGATAAGCAACGCCTTACCCAATATCAAACCACGCTGGGTGCTGCGATGGTGATTGTCGCCGCCTGGTGTGTGGAAGATTTCCAGGTTATCCGCCTGGCGGGTTCTCTGACGCAGCGCGCGACGCGTCTGGCGCATGACGCCGGGCTGGATGTTGCGCCGCTCGGTAAAATTCCGCACCTGAAAACGCCGGGGCTGCTGGTGATGGACATGGACTCGACGGCTATTCAGATCGAGTGCATTGACGAGCTCGCGAAGCTGGCGGGCAGCGGCGAGCTGGTGGCTGAAGTCACGGAACGTGCCATGCGTGGCGAACTGGATTTCACTGCCAGCCTGAAACAGCGCGTCGCGACCCTGAAAGGGGCTGATGCCAACATTTTGCGTCAGGTGCGTGATGAGCTGCCGCTGATGCCAGGGCTGACACAGCTGGTGCTGAAGCTGGAAACACTTGGCTGGAAAGTGGCTATTGCTTCCGGCGGGTTCACTTTCTTCGCTGATTACCTGCGCGACAAGCTGCGTCTGACCACCGTGGTGGCAAACGAGCTGGAGATTATCGACGGTAAACTGACCGGCCACGTGATTGGTGATATCGTGGATGCGCAATACAAAGCCAATACGCTGACCCGTCTGGCGGAGAAATATGAAATTCCAGTCACGCAGACCGTGGCGATTGGTGACGGGGCCAACGATCTGCCGATGATCAAGGCTGCCGGTCTTGGTATCGCCTATCATGCCAAACCAAAAGTAAATGAAAAGACGGAAATCACTATCCGTCATGCTGACCTGATGGGAGTGTTCTGCATTCTCTCCGGCAGCATTAATCAGAAATAA
- a CDS encoding trifunctional nicotinamide-nucleotide adenylyltransferase/ribosylnicotinamide kinase/transcriptional regulator NadR, with amino-acid sequence MSSFDYLKTAIRQNGCTLQQVADASGMTKGYLSQLLNAKIKSPSAQKLEALHRFLGLEFPRIQKNIGVVFGKFYPLHTGHIYLIQRACSQVDELHIIMGYDETRDRQLFEDSAMSQQPTVPDRLRWLLQTFKYQKNIRIHAFNEEGMEPYPHGWDVWSNGVKAFMEEKGIAPNWIYTSEESDAPQFRKHLGTETVLIDPKRTFMNISGAQIRENPFRYWDYIPTEVKPFFVRTVAILGGESSGKSTLVNKLANIFNTTSAWEYGRDYVFSHLGGDEMALQYSDYDKIALGHAQYIDFAVKYANKVAFIDTDFVTTQAFCKKYEGREHPFVQVLIDEYRFDLVILLENNTPWVADGMRSLGSSVDRKEFQTMLVGMLHENNVEFVHVEEPDYDTRFLRCVELVKEMMGEQK; translated from the coding sequence ATGTCATCATTTGACTATCTCAAGACCGCAATCCGCCAGAATGGCTGCACGTTGCAGCAGGTGGCGGATGCCAGCGGCATGACCAAAGGCTACCTGAGCCAACTGCTGAACGCTAAAATCAAAAGCCCCAGCGCGCAAAAGCTGGAAGCGTTGCACCGCTTTCTGGGGCTTGAATTCCCGCGTATACAAAAGAACATTGGCGTGGTGTTCGGCAAGTTCTATCCGCTGCATACCGGACACATCTACTTGATCCAGCGCGCCTGTAGCCAGGTCGACGAGCTGCACATCATTATGGGTTACGACGAAACCCGTGACCGTCAGCTGTTTGAAGACAGCGCCATGTCGCAGCAGCCGACGGTGCCCGATCGCCTGCGCTGGCTGCTCCAGACGTTTAAGTATCAGAAAAACATTCGTATTCATGCTTTTAACGAAGAGGGCATGGAGCCGTATCCGCACGGCTGGGATGTGTGGAGCAACGGCGTTAAAGCGTTTATGGAAGAGAAGGGCATTGCCCCGAACTGGATCTACACCTCTGAAGAGTCCGATGCGCCGCAGTTCCGCAAACATCTGGGTACTGAAACTGTGCTGATCGACCCTAAGCGGACCTTTATGAACATCAGCGGGGCACAGATCCGCGAAAACCCGTTCCGCTACTGGGATTACATCCCGACAGAAGTGAAGCCGTTCTTTGTGCGTACGGTGGCGATCCTCGGTGGTGAGTCGAGCGGTAAATCAACGCTGGTCAACAAGCTGGCGAACATCTTCAACACCACCAGCGCATGGGAATACGGGCGTGATTATGTTTTCTCCCATCTGGGCGGTGATGAGATGGCGTTGCAGTATTCCGATTACGATAAAATCGCGCTCGGCCATGCTCAATACATTGATTTTGCGGTGAAATATGCCAATAAAGTGGCATTCATTGATACCGATTTCGTCACTACCCAGGCATTTTGTAAAAAGTACGAAGGGCGAGAACACCCGTTTGTGCAGGTGCTGATTGATGAATACCGCTTTGACCTGGTGATCCTGCTGGAGAATAACACCCCGTGGGTTGCGGATGGTATGCGCAGCCTCGGCAGCTCGGTGGACCGAAAAGAGTTCCAGACCATGCTGGTGGGGATGCTTCACGAAAACAACGTGGAGTTTGTGCACGTAGAAGAGCCAGATTACGACACCCGTTTCCTGCGCTGCGTCGAGCTGGTGAAGGAGATGATGGGGGAGCAGAAGTAA
- a CDS encoding LysR family transcriptional regulator, producing MFKQLQDMALFALVAEMGSFTAAAQRAGLPKSSVSLRISQLEQQVGIRLLNRTTRRLNLTFAGEHYLVHCREMLAASERAEYAIQRLRENPSGRLRITCPAGIGATLLAHMNAEFQLHYPDVSLDVSISDDVLDLVESGFDVALRTGKPQDSSLIGRMIGHCPRYMLASADYLSRREPLTHPRQLVEHRCITHKAWSEWLLQSESEDYRYLPDNIHMTDNLVYARECAIAGAGITLLPAFLLEDKIEKGALVQVLPEWNVEGNDLWLVYPSRKLNSPALMSYIDFAMQFDEVKRFYVG from the coding sequence ATGTTTAAACAGCTCCAGGATATGGCATTGTTTGCACTGGTCGCCGAGATGGGTAGCTTCACTGCTGCAGCACAGAGGGCCGGGCTACCGAAATCCAGCGTCAGCCTGCGGATCAGTCAGCTTGAGCAGCAGGTGGGGATCCGGCTGCTTAACCGCACCACGCGCAGGCTCAACCTGACTTTTGCGGGTGAGCACTATCTGGTGCATTGCCGCGAGATGCTGGCAGCCAGCGAGCGAGCAGAGTACGCCATACAGCGGCTGCGCGAAAACCCCAGTGGGCGGCTGCGGATCACCTGTCCGGCAGGGATCGGCGCAACGTTGCTGGCGCACATGAACGCGGAGTTCCAGCTGCACTATCCGGATGTCTCACTGGATGTTTCAATTTCCGACGACGTGCTGGATCTGGTGGAGTCTGGCTTTGATGTTGCCCTGCGCACCGGCAAACCGCAGGACTCTTCTCTGATTGGCCGGATGATTGGGCACTGCCCGCGCTATATGCTGGCCTCTGCGGACTATCTGTCCCGCCGGGAGCCGCTGACGCATCCCCGCCAGTTGGTGGAACATCGCTGTATTACCCACAAGGCCTGGTCTGAATGGTTGTTGCAAAGCGAGAGTGAGGATTACCGCTATCTGCCGGACAACATCCACATGACAGATAACCTGGTGTACGCCCGCGAGTGTGCTATTGCCGGAGCCGGGATCACGCTGTTACCCGCCTTTCTGCTGGAAGATAAAATCGAGAAGGGGGCGCTGGTTCAGGTGCTGCCGGAGTGGAATGTCGAGGGGAATGACCTGTGGCTGGTCTACCCGAGTCGTAAGCTGAACTCACCTGCACTGATGAGCTATATTGACTTTGCGATGCAGTTTGATGAGGTGAAACGGTTTTACGTGGGGTAG
- a CDS encoding energy-dependent translational throttle protein EttA gives MLGLGREKGYTSGLLTILITIKEAKSNVAQFVYTMHRVGKVVPPKRHILKNISLSFFPGAKIGVLGLNGAGKSTLLRIMAGIDTDIEGEARPQPGIKIGYLPQEPQLNPEHTVRESVEEAVAEVVNALKGLDEVYAKYAEPDADFDKLAAQQGKFEEIIQAHDGHNLNVQLERAADALRLPDWDAKIANLSGGERRRVALCRLLLEKPDMLLLDEPTNHLDAESVAWLERFLHDFEGTVVAITHDRYFLDNVAGWILELDRGEGIPWEGNYSSWLEQKDQRLAQEASAEAARRKSIEKELEWVRQGTKGRQSKGKARLARFEELNNTEYQKRNETNELFIPPGARLGDKVVEVSNLRKSYGDRLLIDDLSFSVPKGAIVGIIGPNGAGKSTLFRMMSGQEQPDSGSITLGDTVKLASVDQFRDAMDNSKTVWEEVSGGLDIMRIGNTEMPSRAYVGRFNFKGTDQGKRVGELSGGERGRLHLAKLLQVGGNVLLLDEPTNDLDIETLRALENALLEFPGCAMVISHDRWFLDRIATHILDYQDEGKVEFFEGNFTEYEEYKKRTLGADALEPKRIKYKRIAK, from the coding sequence TTGCTGGGATTAGGTCGTGAAAAAGGCTACACTTCGGGGCTGTTAACTATTCTCATCACGATAAAAGAGGCGAAGTCCAACGTGGCTCAATTCGTTTATACCATGCATCGTGTCGGCAAAGTGGTACCGCCGAAACGTCATATTCTTAAAAATATCTCGCTGAGCTTCTTCCCGGGCGCGAAAATCGGTGTTCTGGGTCTCAACGGTGCCGGTAAGTCTACCCTGCTGCGCATCATGGCCGGCATCGATACAGACATCGAAGGTGAAGCCCGTCCTCAGCCAGGCATCAAGATTGGCTACCTGCCGCAGGAACCTCAGCTGAACCCGGAACACACCGTGCGTGAATCCGTCGAAGAAGCGGTTGCTGAAGTGGTTAACGCGCTGAAAGGTCTGGATGAAGTGTATGCCAAATACGCGGAGCCGGATGCGGATTTCGACAAACTGGCCGCACAGCAAGGTAAGTTTGAAGAGATTATCCAGGCGCATGACGGTCACAACCTGAACGTGCAGTTGGAACGCGCCGCTGATGCCCTGCGTCTGCCAGACTGGGATGCGAAAATCGCCAACCTGTCCGGTGGTGAACGCCGCCGCGTGGCGCTGTGCCGTCTGCTGCTGGAAAAACCAGACATGCTGCTGCTCGACGAACCAACCAACCACCTGGATGCAGAATCCGTGGCCTGGCTGGAACGCTTCCTGCATGATTTCGAAGGTACCGTAGTGGCGATTACCCACGACCGTTACTTCCTCGATAACGTAGCAGGCTGGATCCTGGAGCTTGACCGTGGTGAAGGTATTCCGTGGGAAGGTAACTACTCCTCCTGGCTGGAGCAGAAAGATCAACGTCTGGCGCAGGAAGCTTCGGCTGAAGCGGCACGTCGTAAGTCTATCGAGAAAGAGCTGGAGTGGGTTCGTCAGGGCACGAAGGGCCGTCAGTCTAAGGGTAAAGCCCGTCTGGCACGCTTCGAAGAGCTGAACAATACCGAATACCAGAAACGTAACGAAACCAACGAACTGTTTATTCCACCTGGAGCACGTCTGGGGGATAAAGTGGTTGAAGTCAGCAACCTGCGTAAGTCCTACGGCGACCGCCTGCTGATTGACGACCTGAGCTTCTCCGTGCCAAAAGGCGCGATTGTCGGCATCATCGGCCCGAACGGTGCGGGTAAGTCCACCCTGTTCCGCATGATGTCTGGCCAGGAACAGCCTGACAGCGGCTCAATCACCCTGGGTGATACCGTGAAGCTGGCCTCCGTTGACCAGTTCCGTGACGCAATGGATAACAGCAAAACCGTGTGGGAAGAAGTCTCCGGCGGTCTGGATATCATGCGTATTGGCAACACCGAAATGCCAAGCCGCGCCTACGTTGGCCGCTTTAACTTCAAAGGTACCGACCAGGGCAAACGCGTAGGCGAGCTGTCCGGTGGTGAGCGTGGTCGTCTGCATCTGGCGAAACTGCTGCAGGTTGGCGGTAACGTACTGCTGCTCGATGAACCTACCAACGACCTGGACATCGAAACCCTGCGCGCACTGGAAAACGCCCTGCTGGAGTTCCCGGGCTGTGCAATGGTTATCTCGCACGACCGTTGGTTCCTTGACCGTATCGCCACCCACATCCTGGACTACCAGGATGAAGGTAAAGTGGAGTTCTTCGAAGGTAACTTCACCGAATACGAAGAGTACAAGAAACGCACGCTGGGTGCAGATGCGCTGGAGCCGAAGCGTATTAAGTACAAGCGTATTGCAAAATAA
- a CDS encoding membrane protein, which produces MARAKLKFRLHRAVIVLSCLALLVVLMQGASWFSQNHQRQRNPQFEELARTLARQVTFNIAPSMRTETPDDKRISQILRLLTENSRILDAGVYDEQGDLIARAGEHVDVRDRLALDGKKAGGYFNQQIVEPIQGKNGPLGYLRLTLDTHTLPTEAKQVDNTTNILRLMLLLSLAIGVVLARTLLRGKRSRWQQSPFLLTASSSIPEEEESEKKD; this is translated from the coding sequence ATGGCTCGCGCAAAACTGAAATTTCGGCTTCACCGTGCCGTGATTGTCCTTTCCTGTCTCGCACTATTAGTGGTGCTGATGCAAGGGGCATCGTGGTTTAGCCAGAATCATCAACGGCAACGCAACCCGCAGTTTGAAGAGCTGGCCCGCACGCTGGCACGTCAGGTGACGTTTAACATCGCCCCGTCCATGCGTACCGAAACACCGGACGATAAGCGAATAAGCCAGATCTTACGCCTGTTAACGGAGAACAGCCGCATTCTGGATGCAGGTGTGTATGACGAGCAGGGTGACCTGATAGCCCGTGCTGGCGAGCACGTTGACGTGCGCGACAGGCTGGCGCTGGACGGCAAAAAAGCCGGGGGCTATTTCAACCAGCAGATCGTTGAACCTATTCAGGGGAAAAATGGCCCGCTGGGGTATCTGCGCCTGACCCTCGACACCCACACCTTGCCTACCGAAGCCAAACAGGTGGATAACACCACCAACATTCTTCGCCTGATGCTGCTGCTTTCACTGGCCATCGGCGTGGTGCTGGCGCGCACCCTGCTGCGAGGTAAACGCAGCCGTTGGCAGCAATCACCGTTCCTGCTGACCGCAAGCTCATCGATTCCCGAAGAGGAAGAGAGCGAGAAGAAAGATTAG